CTGCCAGCCCATCgcagcgcggcgcggccccctccccatccctatTTCCTATTCCCATCCGCCGTTCCCATCCCCTTTGGTCTCCCATCCCtctcccatctccatccccattgcTGTGACCCCACCCCGGGCGCAGTccccctcaccccatccccGCTGTGCCCCACTGCCGCGCTCCCATCCATCCCGCAGGTACGATGTGGACTCCAAAAGTCCCGACCTCTCCAAGCACGTGAGTGTGGCACTGCTgctatgggatggggtgggaatggAGATGGAATGGGGGATGgcagatggggatggagatggggatagGGCTGGGGATAGcggatggagatggggatgggatggggatgggatggggctgcgGTGGTGACCCCTCTCTCTGCAGGACTTCCTGGGCCAGGCCTTCTGCACGCTGGGTGAAATCGTGGGCTCGTCCGGCAGCCGCCTGGAGAAGCCGCTGAcgtgagcagggctggggggggtgggaggggggggggggctgtgccCGGCGTCCCGCGGGTGATGGTGACGATGGAAGGTCCTTATCTCACATCCTGGTGGTGTCTGGGATGGAGAGCAGAGCGCAGTGCggacagcacagctctgtgctgacccccccttcccccccaccctgAGCTGCCCCTACCCGGGGTCCCGCTGGGGGCtgccctccccccaccccactgtgtGTCCCCGCAGGATGGGGACGGTTACCGCGCACCCCCGCAGCAGGAAGCCGGCACCAGCCATGTCCAATGGGTGAGCATTGGGGTGCCCCCCCCCCGATGGGGACACGTGTCACTATGTGCCCCCCCTCACCGCCTGTCCCATAGGGGCATCCCGGGCAAGAAGTGTGGCACCATCATCCTCTTGGCTGAGGAGCTGGGAAACTGCAGGGTGAGAGCTGGGGGAGGTCGGGGATGGTTTTGGAACCCCCCCCTCTCCATCTTGTTCCACGGGGGAGGTCACAGGGAAAGGGGGGGCTGAGAGCTCTGTGGCTGTGCCTGGGGCCTTCCTCCACATGGGTGAGGATGATGAGAGAGCCACATCCTGGCTGCTCCCATGGAACCCCCCATGCCCACAGAGGGGGGGTGTCCCATTTGGTGCCCATAGACTGGGGATCCCTTTGGTACCCCCCCCTGTGCCGCAGGACGTGGCCACGCTGCAGTTCTGTGCCAACAAACTGGACAAGAAGGATTTCTTTGGCAAATCCGACCCCTTCATGGTCTTCTACCGCAGCAATGAGGACGGGACGTGAGTACCCCAAAACATGAgattgggggggtgggggggaaagtACAACCCtacctcccacccccccccccccaaggggGAGGCACAGAACCACCCCCACACATAGgggtggcactgagggcaggTCTCCACCACCCCTCCCCCCTACCAAAGTGATGCGTGTTGGCCATGGGGTGACATCCCtgcccccccgcgccccccccaCAGCTTCACCATCTGCCACAAGACGGAGGTGATGAGGAACACGCTGAACCCCGTCTGGCCGGCCTTCGCCATCCCGGTGCGCGCCCTCTGCAACGGCGACTACGACCGGTGAGCGCCGCGGTCCTCCAGGCggcactgctctgtgccctctTCCCCTCATCTCTATGGTACCCCGTGGCGGTGGGGGTGCCGCTCTGTACCCTCTTCCCCTCTCATCTCGGTGGTACCCGCCTGCCTTGGGCTCTCCATCCCTGCGATGGGTCCTCCCCGCTGCCCGCCCGGTTGAGCCCCCGGTGCCGGTTGGTGGCTCGGCGTCGCGCTGCCGCCTCAGCCCCGTGTCGGACGTTGCTGTGGCAACAGTGGATAAAAATATCCCACCGAAACCggccgaggaggaggaggaggaggaggaggaaggagaaaagcccCCACAGAGGGATCAACACGATCTCGTGGGGAAGGAGGTGTGCAGGGTTGTGCTTTTGGGTGCCAGTCATGACCCCCCCATTCCTTACAGAGCCATCAAGGTGGAGGTGTACGACTGGGATCGTGATGGCaggtgagctggggggcagtggggccacctccccatccctgcccaaGGTGACGGTGACACCCCCTGCCCTACAGCCACGACTTCATCGGTGAGTTCACCACCAGCTACCGGGAGCTGGCGCGGGGGCAGAGCCAGTTCAACGTCTACGAGGTGAGGAGGGGGCGTGGAGATGGGTGCTGTGCCCCCACTGCAGCCACCCCCGCTCTGCACCCTTGGGTCCTGCGCCGCCCCCCGAGGAATCACCCACGGGTGTGACAGCCCCCGGGGTGCACCTCTGGGTGCTCCGTGCCGCCGTGCCCCACATCCTCTGCCTTCCGCAGGTGGTGAACCCCcggaagaagatgaagaagaagaagtacCTGAACTCGGGGACGGTGAGGGCTGGGTGAGCGCGGGGCGCGGTGCGTGGCCCCCGTCCCGCTCAGCCTGCTGTCCCCATAGGTGACACTGCTGTCCTTCGCCGTGGAGTCCGACCACACATTCCTGGACTACATCCGGGGCGGGTGAGCCGTGATGCTCCCATCCATGCGGTGGTGGCGGTGGCCCCGGTGGGGTTCCAGGAGTGGGAGCTGTGGGTTGGGGCACATCGCCCATGTGGACCTGGGAGGTGTGGGGGGAGCGGGGGGtccccctccatctccccaTCCTCACAAGGGGTTTCCCCCCTCCCAGGACCCAAATCAACTTCACGGTGGCCATCGACTTCACTGCATCCAACGGTGGGTGCTGGCAGTGGGCGGTACACCCCCCGGTGATGGGTGCGCATGGTGAGGGGGGTGGGCCACGACCCCACAAGctgacacccccccccccccttatccTCAACCCTGGATGCAGGCAACCCCTCGCAGTCCACCTCCCTGCACTACCTGAGCCCCTACCAGCTCAACGCCTACACCATGGCGCTGAGGGCGGTGGGGGAGATCATCCAGGACTACGACAGCGATAAGATGTTCCCCGCGCTCGGCTTCGGCGCCAAGATCCCACCCGATGGGCGCGTGTCCCACGAGTTCCCACTGGTgagacccccccctcccctccctcccattGGGACCGGCTCACAGTGTCCCTCGTCACCCGGATGCCATCgtcccccatcaccccatcacaTCCCGCAGAATGGTGACGCGGCCAACCCATCGTGCAGTGGCATTGAGGGCATCCTGGAGGCTTACCACCGCAGCCTGCGCAGCGTTCAGCTCTATGGCCCCACCAACTTCGCCCCTGTGGTCAACCATGTGGCCCGGTAATAGGGGGAGGGTCctggtgggggggtgggggggatgccCGACCCACACCCTGTGCTCAATGCTggtcctgcagctcagcagcggCTGTGCCGGATGGATCGCAGTACTTCGTGCTGCTCATCATCACCGATGGGGTCATCTCGGACATGGCACAGACCAAGGAGGCCATCGTCAATGTGAGTGCTGCCATGAGGGGGTGTCCTGAGCCCCCCAGGGGGGCAGCGCCCAGCTGGGGGTATGGGGTGCCCCAAGTACTGGGGTGTAGGATCCAACTGGGGGGCATGGGGTGTCTGAGAACATTGGGGTGGAAGGCTCAGCTGGGGGCGTGAGGTGCCCCAGGTATTGGGGTGCCCCAAGTATTGGGATGCAAGAGCCAATTAAGGACACGTTATGCCCCAAATATTGAGGTGCAGGACCGCTATCTTGGTTGTGGTTTATTGGGGTACCCCAAAACATGGAGGTGCAGCATCCAGCTGGGTGCATGGGGTGCTCCAGGGGAGAGCAGAGGCGGCAGAGCTCCGTTTGGGGTCAGGGGGCGGGGGAaggatgtggggctgctgtcCCCGTGtttgggtggggggggtggggggggatgtgtGATGCATGCTGTGCCAccaggggtggggagggggggcagagcagccccaaAGGGCTGCACATCTCAGCCCCAGAGCGGGATGCACCCACACATCACGTCACGGCCCCGAGCACCATGCGCACAGCCGTGCCCACGCAGCGCAGCCCCCACGTGGCACACAGCACCGGGGCGGCACTAAGGGGGGGGTGCTGCCACTGGGGGGGGACCCCAcggcaccccatggcaccccacGGATCCATGGGTGCCCAGAGGCAGTGTCACCCCATATGTTTTCACTATTCCCCCCCTCCAGGCAGCCAAGCTCCCCATGTCCATCATCATTGTGGGGGTCGGCCAGGCTGAGTTTGACGGTGAGGCTGTGCTCCCCCCGAGGGGTCCCTGCTGTCTGGGGGGGGCTGATAGCACTCAGccccccacctctccctgcagccatggTGGAATTGGACGGGGATGACATCCGCATCTCCTCCCGTGGGAAGGTGGCTGAGAGGGACATTGTGCAGGTATgggacccccccagccctgtACTTTGGTAGAGGGTGCCCACCCTGCCCAcccccccacagacccctcCCAGCGGCACCAGGATGGGGTGCCACTGCTGGGCccagtgtggggatggggggatgggggaggtGTGCTGGGttatggggtgcagtggggctgggggcggtacagtgggatgggggggtactgggactggggggggcacggagggatgggggggaaggACGGGATCATGGCCTGGAGATGCAGTGGGATATGGGGTAATCCAAgacatggggggggggcactgagatatggggacacagtgggacaGGGGTGTGCTCCaggccatggggacacccaaaCTCCCCATCCTGTGCCCCGTCCCCCCCCACAGTTTGTCCCCTTCCGCGACTACACGGACCGGGGGGGCAGCCAGGTGCTGAGCATGGCACGCCTGGCCAAGGACGTGCTGGCTGAGATCCCCGAGCAGTTCATCTCCTACATGAAGGCTCACGGCATCAAACCACAGCCTGCACCCCCCAGCCCCGACCCCCCCGggccccccccaccctcccagCCCTGACCCCATgtccacccccccccccacccccaaacccccGGGTGACACCTGGGGACACACAGGTACCGACCTCTGCCCTGAGGTCACGGGTAAATCTCAGCCACTCACtgccagccccccccccccccaatggaAATTGGGATTTTTGGGGGTCCCAggatgggtggggggggggcatttCCCACCCGCTGTGTTATCCTGGCCCCAGGACCCCGCATGTCTCTCCTCCATCCcctggctgtgctgtccctTCGCAGCaaggagtgggggggggggccaAGGGGGGGTCCtgggtgtcccccccccccccaagttaTTTTTCTACGTGCATGGATGTGTTGTGTGCCCACGGTGCGTTGCCTTAATCTGCAATAAACGATGGAATTTTTaatcaccccccccccccccaaacccccttcCCCAttgggtgccccccccccccccccccacacacagctgCTCACACAGGGTCCATTTCGCCTTTATTATTTCTAAGAACCCAAAATATtgcaaatatacagaaaaatgcCGGTATAAAGTTATCACACGTCCGGGTTTATTTACAGAGCTCTACATggcccccccccacacccccccccccaaccctgcCACCACCCAGCTctgagttggggggggggagggggggggcaggggggttATGGCATCTCCCTATGGGGGGGGCATGCACCGGCCCCACTGCGGCGCTGCAGAAGCGCATGCAAGCAGCCCCCCCTGCACACACCCCTAtactgtggggtgggggggggggggcacgaaATCTtgcccaccccccccaccccatcccatggAAGGGGATTTCCAGTGTAAGGAGACAGTGACAGTGCTGGGACTGAAACATGGCGGGgtgaaagcagagctgggggggggggggaatgggacagggacacacagccccccctccccgcccccccccccagccccttgTTAAAAAGCTTCAAGCCTGAATTCATTATTGCTACGTTTCCCTCGGCCAAGGGCAGCCCGGGGGGGGCGGGCTGGGAGGTACCCCCCCAGCAGCGTATTGCTTTGGAGAATGGGGGGGCCCCCACCCCCTGCATCTCATGTGCTGCTGCATGGGGGGTCCCcatgctgggctgggggggagggCACACCCCAAGGGGGGGGCAGCTCCATCAAATAGGGTGTGGGGGggtcacagccctgcagcctggggGAACCAAGgggaaagagcaaaaaaaaagacaaaaacccaTAAAAATACCAAATACCCCCCCTAAAAAGGGAAATaaccccccctcctcccccccccccaaaaaaaagaacaaaatcaaggggaaaacaaaagaaataagagCAAACTGACCCCCCCCGGCTGCAAAGAACCCTTCGGATGGACTCCCAccgtgctgctgtgtgccccccccgcagcacagcccccccagccctgcctgccccccAGCGCAGCTCTGTGCCGTCCCAGCGCCGCCGCTACTCCAACAGGTcctggggggagaggggagcgTCACTGCAGGGACCCCAACccggggggggggtcctcatggtgtgtgtgtgtgggggggctCACCTCATCCGAGTCGTCGTGGTACCCCCCCTTGTAGGGTGGTGAGGGGGGGTCTGCTGTCTCCAGCCCCTCAGCGCCGCTGGCCTCAGCGTGCTGCCGCAGCACGGAGTAACGATGGACCAGGaacctggggggggggcagagatGTGGGGACCCCACAAAGCCACGCAGAGCTCCCAGGCGCTCCCAGGAACCCATAACGGCACGGAGATCCCATAGTGATTGTGGGAAGCCGGCAGCCAAGGGGAGCGcatggggaccccccccaaaaagccaCGGGGAATCCACAAAgcccatggggacacccaagCCATGAGGACTTCATAAGAACCCAAAGCCGTGGGGACTCCCTGGGGGCCACAGGGATGCCCCCCCCAGccacagggaccccataaaGCTATGGAGACCCCACAGAACCACGAGGACCCCTCCCAGCCATGGGGACTCCATAAAGTCATGAAGACCTCTGAGCCAGAGGGACCCCAAAAAGCCATGGGGAACCCAAAGCCACGGAGACCCCCTGGGGACCCCATAAAGTCACAGAGACCCCATGGGGACCACAGAAATCCCCAGCCATAGGGACCCCGATGCCATGGAAACCCTATAGAGCCAGAAGAACCCTATAAAGATATAGGGAGCACAAAGCCATGGGGAGCCCCCAAGTCACACAGACCCTCAAAGCCATGGGTGACCCCTCAAAGCCATGGGGACCTCTCAAAGCCATGGAAAGACCCCAtgggacccacagagcccccccagTTATAGGGACTATGGGCACCCCAAAGCCACTGAGAGGCTCCACGGGGACCACGAGGACTCTCCAAGCAGGGGGATCCCCGAAGCCACGGGGACCCTACAAACCCCCCGGGAGCCCACAGAGCCACGGGGACCCCAAAGCTGGGACCCACCTCCCACCGCAGACGTATTTCTTAACGAGCAGCACGCCGGCCACGGCGCTAACGAGCAGCACGGCCACCACGGCCAGCACGATGGGTGTGGGGTCGGGGGACGCCGCCTGCGGGGACAGCACGCCGTCACCCCATGGGGTCAGCACACCCCAAAGCCACGTCGGGGTGGAAGGGGGGCACCCACCAGCTGCCCGGGGCTCAGCAGAGTGCTGGTGCACTTCTTCTTCATGTCTGTCTCCTCCCTGCTGGGGCTCTCCCCTCCACTGCATTTGTCCCCAGGAATCTTGCGGTACCTGGAACAAAAtggggggtggagagggggggggagatgTGCTGTGagcccccaggacccccccccggcccccccccccgaggTGTAGGATTGGGGTTGTACCCGCTGGTGCGCAGCAGCTCGCGGCGGCCGTAGAGGCAGAACTCCAAGTCGTGGCCCTTCAGCTCGGGCTGCTCCACGCACACAGATTGGTTCTCGGGGCGGTAATAGCCGAAATCACTgcgggggggtgaggggggttCAGCACCCCATGGTGTGAGCCCAGCAAGAGTGGGGCCGTCGGGGTAAAGTGGGCAGGGgtgtggtggcactgggatCGGGTACAGTGACATGGTGGCACCggggtggcactgggatgaGGTGGGAGGGACATGGTGGCACTGGGCTGGCACTGGGATCATGCACAGGGACATGGTGGCACTGAAGTGGCACTGGGGTCATATGCGGGGACATGGTGGAACGGGGATGAGGGGTGCAGGGACGTGGTGACACTGGGGTTATGCACAGGGACATGGTGGCACCAGGGTGGCACTGGGATGAGGGGGGCAGGGATAGGGTGGCACTGGGATTGCACTGGGGTCATGCACAGGG
Above is a window of Gallus gallus isolate bGalGal1 chromosome 26, bGalGal1.mat.broiler.GRCg7b, whole genome shotgun sequence DNA encoding:
- the LOC101748755 gene encoding copine-5 isoform X2 — its product is MCVLYTQGPDTKQWREFGRTEVIDNSLNPDFVRKFVLNYFFEEKQNLRFDLYDVDSKSPDLSKHDFLGQAFCTLGEIVGSSGSRLEKPLTMGTVTAHPRSRKPAPAMSNGGIPGKKCGTIILLAEELGNCRDVATLQFCANKLDKKDFFGKSDPFMVFYRSNEDGTFTICHKTEVMRNTLNPVWPAFAIPVRALCNGDYDRAIKVEVYDWDRDGSHDFIGEFTTSYRELARGQSQFNVYEVVNPRKKMKKKKYLNSGTVTLLSFAVESDHTFLDYIRGGTQINFTVAIDFTASNGNPSQSTSLHYLSPYQLNAYTMALRAVGEIIQDYDSDKMFPALGFGAKIPPDGRVSHEFPLNGDAANPSCSGIEGILEAYHRSLRSVQLYGPTNFAPVVNHVARSAAAVPDGSQYFVLLIITDGVISDMAQTKEAIVNAAKLPMSIIIVGVGQAEFDAMVELDGDDIRISSRGKVAERDIVQFVPFRDYTDRGGSQVLSMARLAKDVLAEIPEQFISYMKAHGIKPQPAPPSPDPPGPPPPSQP
- the LOC101748755 gene encoding copine-5 isoform X1, with translation MAGLGGLRAGGGGCVPATKVELTVSCRQLLDKDTFSKSDPLCVLYTQGPDTKQWREFGRTEVIDNSLNPDFVRKFVLNYFFEEKQNLRFDLYDVDSKSPDLSKHDFLGQAFCTLGEIVGSSGSRLEKPLTMGTVTAHPRSRKPAPAMSNGGIPGKKCGTIILLAEELGNCRDVATLQFCANKLDKKDFFGKSDPFMVFYRSNEDGTFTICHKTEVMRNTLNPVWPAFAIPVRALCNGDYDRAIKVEVYDWDRDGSHDFIGEFTTSYRELARGQSQFNVYEVVNPRKKMKKKKYLNSGTVTLLSFAVESDHTFLDYIRGGTQINFTVAIDFTASNGNPSQSTSLHYLSPYQLNAYTMALRAVGEIIQDYDSDKMFPALGFGAKIPPDGRVSHEFPLNGDAANPSCSGIEGILEAYHRSLRSVQLYGPTNFAPVVNHVARSAAAVPDGSQYFVLLIITDGVISDMAQTKEAIVNAAKLPMSIIIVGVGQAEFDAMVELDGDDIRISSRGKVAERDIVQFVPFRDYTDRGGSQVLSMARLAKDVLAEIPEQFISYMKAHGIKPQPAPPSPDPPGPPPPSQP